The genomic window CAACAAGAAAATGTAGACCTTGAGGACATTGACGCTTTCATTGCTCATCCTGGTGGAAAAAAGGTGCTTGAAGCCTATGAGAAGGCTCTTAAATTTTCGTCTGAGAAAACCGCGCTCTCACGTCTCGTATTGAGTGAATATGGAAACATGTCATCGCCAACTGTTTTATATGTTTTAAAAGCGTGTATGGAGCAGGAACATGAACGAGGAGAAAAGGGATTAATAGCTGCACTAGGGCCTGGCTTTTGTTCAGAAATGCTTTTAGTAGAATGGAGGGGTGAGGGATCTTGATATGGGTATATGGTATGATATCCGTTATCATAGCGCAACGATTGATTGAAGTTGTTGTAGCAAAAAGAAACGAACGTTGGATGAAAAGAAATGGCGGTATTGAAGTAGGTAAAACGCATTATCATTGGATGGTTGCTCTTCATGTCAGTTTTTTTATTGCCTTACTTTTAGAAGTGACCTTTACTACGCCAAGCTTTACGAGTATTAGTGTGGTGGCACTATTAATCGTTATTATAGCGCAATGTATTCGTATTTGGGCGTTAACTTCTTTAGGACGGTATTGGAATACAAAAATTATCGTATTGCCCGATGCACCTGCCGTCGAGAAAGGTCCGTATCGCTTTCTTCGACATCCGAATTATGTAGTCGTCATGACCGAAATAGCGTTTGTCCCTCTTATCTTTCAAGCGTATTGGACAGCAATCCTCTTTACAGTGTTGAACGCGTGGATGTTAAGTGTGCGCATTCGAGTAGAGGAGAAAGCTCTTTATCAAATGACAGGTGATTATACGGAGAGGTTTGAGCGGAAAAAGCGGTTTTGGTTTGTTTAGTTTAATGATCAGTTGATTGTGCAAAAATGCTAAAAAACAATAGAGGGAAAGAGTTTTCTTTTTATCAATGAGCGTTGTTTCGGCATAGCTTCGTTGATGGAGAAGGCTCTTTTTTAATGAGGTAAAAGTCATAAAATTAAATCTTCTATATACTTATTTGAGTTTTTAGATTAGTATACTTTATAAACTAACTTTTATAACTATGCGTCGATAAAAGACAAAATTTCCTTGTTTTATAAAAAGAAGATTTTTTTACTCTATCTTTTTAAAGGAATATTGATAAGTCAAAGCGTACTGTACGTATAACTCTTTTATTAAGAAATTACGTGAAACCATTAACAATCAACTGAACGCAAGAAGCAACTACCCTTATATGACTCAGGTGAAAAAGGAGAGGAACGATAATGAAAATAGGGATTAGTTCGTATAGTTTGTACCAAGCGATGCAAGCTGGGGAAATGACGATTTTGGATGTGATTGATTATGTAGCCGATGCAGGTGCAGATCATATTGAGATTGTACCGGTTGGATTTGACCTGCTCAATAACATTGAGTTAGTAAATGATATAAAAAACAGAGCGAATGATAGAGGATTAGAGATTTCAAATTATGCAGTAGGCGCAAATTTCATTCAACATTCTAAAGAAGCATACGAAGAAGCCATTGACATAGTCAAGCATCATGTCGATATAGCCGCACGACTGGGTGCAACGCGAATGCGTCATGATGTAGCAAGTCGTAGTCTTCATGAAACATCGTATGCTTTTTTCGAAAAGGATTTGCCATTGCTTATTGATGCTTGTCGAGAAATAGCAGACTACGCAAAGCAATATAGCGTCATTACAAGTGTTGAAAATCATGGCTTTTATATTCAAGCAAGTGAACGAGTGCTACGGCTTGTTCGAGCCGTTGACCGAGACAATT from Shouchella hunanensis includes these protein-coding regions:
- a CDS encoding isoprenylcysteine carboxyl methyltransferase family protein — its product is MIWVYGMISVIIAQRLIEVVVAKRNERWMKRNGGIEVGKTHYHWMVALHVSFFIALLLEVTFTTPSFTSISVVALLIVIIAQCIRIWALTSLGRYWNTKIIVLPDAPAVEKGPYRFLRHPNYVVVMTEIAFVPLIFQAYWTAILFTVLNAWMLSVRIRVEEKALYQMTGDYTERFERKKRFWFV
- a CDS encoding sugar phosphate isomerase/epimerase family protein, with the translated sequence MKIGISSYSLYQAMQAGEMTILDVIDYVADAGADHIEIVPVGFDLLNNIELVNDIKNRANDRGLEISNYAVGANFIQHSKEAYEEAIDIVKHHVDIAARLGATRMRHDVASRSLHETSYAFFEKDLPLLIDACREIADYAKQYSVITSVENHGFYIQASERVLRLVRAVDRDNFKTTLDVGNFLCVDEDPIVGVANNLPYASMVHFKDFYYRKADELPIKEGWLQTTSGRYLRGAIVGQGDIPIREIVTHMQENNYEGYVSIEFEGMEACRKGAKLGLDTIKHLWKEGVKS